TATGACTGTAGCACAAGCGGAGATGCTGTTTAGAAACAGTGGACTACTCTGTGTGGTAACAGATTCTACTTATGTAAAAAATAAACCGGCTGGATGTATACTTGATCACAATCCTGCAGCAGGTCAGAAAGTAAAAGAAGGGCGTGTTATTTATCTGACGATTAATGCATTGAATATTCCGTTACGTCAGATTCCTGATGTGGCAGACAATAGTTCTGTTCGACAAGCGGAAGCACGTATTTTAGCTTCAGGATTTAAGTTGGGCGAAAATGAATATATAAGTGGAGAAAAAGATTGGGTTTACGGAGTCAAGTATAGAGGGCATCAACTTTTGCCGGGAGAAAAAGTCCCGACAGGTGCTTTGTTAACCTTAATGGTTGGTGACGGAAGTGCACCTATTGATTCTCTGAGTGTGAAAACTGATTCTCTGAATAATGATAGCGTTGATGGAGCAAAAGCTTCTGAACAAGTAAAAGACGATTCTTGGTTTTAATGCTCTGATGCACATAAATACTATCCTATGATACAAGATTTCTCTAATGACATAGATGATATAGAACCTGTTACCAGTGAAGCAGAGCTTTATGAGCATTTTCGGGTGGTAGTGGATAAAGGGCAGGCTCCTGTGCGTATAGATAAATATTTGTTTGACCGCATTGTCAATGCTTCCCGAAACAGAGTGCAGAAAGCTGCCGACGCAGGTTTTGTGATGGTAAATGACAAACCAGTGAAGAGTAGTTATAAAGTGAAACCTTTTGATGTTGTAACGGTGATGATGGATCGTCCTCGTTATGAAAATGAGGTTATTCCCGAAGATATTCCATTGAACATTGTATACGAAGATAAATATCTGATGGTGGTTAATAAGCCACCCGGCTTGGTGGTACACCCCGGACATGGTAATTATAGTGGCACTTTAGTTAATGCCTTGGCATGGCATCTGAAAGACGATCCTGATTATGATTCTAATGATCCGCGCGTGGGCTTGGTACATCGTATAGATAAAGATACTTCGGGGTTACTGGTAGTAGCCAAAACCCCTGATGCTAAAACAAATCTGGGCTTGCAATTTTTCAATAAAACGACTAAGCGTCGCTATCGTGCTCTAGTATGGGGAAGTATGGAAAATGATGAAGGAACAATTGTGGGAAACATTGCCCGAAACCCCAAAGATAGAATGCAAATGGCTGTTTTTCAGGATCCGATGATAGGTAAGCATGCAGTGACTCATTATCGGGTGCTCGAACGGATAGGCTATGTTACTTTGGTTGAATGTATTCTAGAAACAGGACGTACACATCAGATAAGGGTGCACATGAAACATATAGGACATGTGCTGTTTAATGATGAACGCTATGGCGGTCATGAAATTCTTAAAGGAACTCATTTTAGTAAATACAAACAGTTTGTAAATAATTGCTTCGATATTTGTCCGCGACAAGCTTTACATGCCATGACATTGGGATTTGTACATCCTTACACAGGAGAAGAGATGTACTTTACTTCTGATATGCCCGACGACATGGCTCGGCTGATAGATAAATGGAGGGGTTATATAAGTAATCGAAATTTAGAATGAAACGCATCATCGCTATTGTTGCCGGAGGAGACTCTTCTGAGCTTCCCGTTTCCCTTCGCAGTGCCCAGGGAATTTATTCCTTTATTGATAAGGATAAATATGACTTGTATATTGTAGAAATGCAAGGGCTTCGTTGGGAAGTGCAGTTGCCTGAAGGGAAAAGCGCTCCTATCGATCGAAATGATTTTAGTTTTGAGAATGAAGGTTGTAAGGTGAAGTTCGACTTTGTTTATATTACCATTCACGGAACTCCAGGTGAAAATGGTTTATTGCAGGGATATCTTGATATGTTGCGTATACCTTATTCTTGCTGTGGTGTACTACCTGCTGCTATTACGTTTAACAAATTTACTTGCAATCAGTATCTTAAAGGCTTTGGGATACGTGTTGCTGAGGCTTTGATGATTCGTAAAGGACATGAAATTCTCGATGAAGAGGTTACTAATAAAGTAGGATTACCTTGCTTCATTAAGCCTAATCTTGGGGGCTCGAGTTTTGGAGTTACCAAAGTTAAAACAAAGGAGCAAATACAGCCGGCCTTACAAAAAGCTTTTGATGAATCCGAAGAGGTTGTTATTGAAGCTTTTATGGATGGTACGGAAATAACCTGTGGGTGTTATAAAACAAAAAATAAAGATGTGGTGTTTCCTATTACAGAAGTAGTTACTGCCAATGAATTTTTTGATTATGATGCAAAATATAACGGTCAGGTTCAAGAAATTACACCTGCTCGTTTGTCAGAGGAACTTACCGAGAGGGTACAATTGTTGACTTCGGCTATTTATGATATTTTGGGATGTTCAGGGATCATCCGCATTGATTATATTATTACTGCCGGAGAGAAAATCAATCTATTGGAGATCAATACGACTCCGGGTATGACACCTACTAGTTTTATACCACAACAAGTGCGGGCAGCCGGAATCGATATTAAAGATGTAATGACTGATATTATTGAGGATCGATTATGAAAATAACAGAGTTTGATGACATTCGTCCTTACCATGATGAAGAACTTCCGGCTATTTTTGAGGAATTAATCGCAGATCCTGCTTTTCAGGCAGCAGCATGTTCTTCTATGCCAGGAATGCCGTTTGAGGCTATAGCAGCTGAGATGCGGACTTGTAAAACGAAACTGGATTTTCAGAAAAAATTTTGCTATGGTATTTTATGGAAAATCGCTCATGATCATACTGATGGACTAACATTGGATCATTCGGCTTTAACTGACAAGAAAAGGGCATATACCTATATTTCTAATCATAGAGACATCATTCTTGACTCGGGCTTTCTATCTATTTTGCTTTTAGATGAAAGTTTGGATACGGTGGAGATAGCTATTGGAGACAATCTTCTTATTTATCCATGGATAAAGAAATTGGTGCGTATCAATA
This is a stretch of genomic DNA from uncultured Bacteroides sp.. It encodes these proteins:
- a CDS encoding PASTA domain-containing protein — encoded protein: MTIKKFFSFKENKYFWVNIIAMLLVAAALMFGVIKGLAIYTRHGEGIVVPNAKNMTVAQAEMLFRNSGLLCVVTDSTYVKNKPAGCILDHNPAAGQKVKEGRVIYLTINALNIPLRQIPDVADNSSVRQAEARILASGFKLGENEYISGEKDWVYGVKYRGHQLLPGEKVPTGALLTLMVGDGSAPIDSLSVKTDSLNNDSVDGAKASEQVKDDSWF
- a CDS encoding RluA family pseudouridine synthase, with the translated sequence MIQDFSNDIDDIEPVTSEAELYEHFRVVVDKGQAPVRIDKYLFDRIVNASRNRVQKAADAGFVMVNDKPVKSSYKVKPFDVVTVMMDRPRYENEVIPEDIPLNIVYEDKYLMVVNKPPGLVVHPGHGNYSGTLVNALAWHLKDDPDYDSNDPRVGLVHRIDKDTSGLLVVAKTPDAKTNLGLQFFNKTTKRRYRALVWGSMENDEGTIVGNIARNPKDRMQMAVFQDPMIGKHAVTHYRVLERIGYVTLVECILETGRTHQIRVHMKHIGHVLFNDERYGGHEILKGTHFSKYKQFVNNCFDICPRQALHAMTLGFVHPYTGEEMYFTSDMPDDMARLIDKWRGYISNRNLE
- a CDS encoding D-alanine--D-alanine ligase; amino-acid sequence: MKRIIAIVAGGDSSELPVSLRSAQGIYSFIDKDKYDLYIVEMQGLRWEVQLPEGKSAPIDRNDFSFENEGCKVKFDFVYITIHGTPGENGLLQGYLDMLRIPYSCCGVLPAAITFNKFTCNQYLKGFGIRVAEALMIRKGHEILDEEVTNKVGLPCFIKPNLGGSSFGVTKVKTKEQIQPALQKAFDESEEVVIEAFMDGTEITCGCYKTKNKDVVFPITEVVTANEFFDYDAKYNGQVQEITPARLSEELTERVQLLTSAIYDILGCSGIIRIDYIITAGEKINLLEINTTPGMTPTSFIPQQVRAAGIDIKDVMTDIIEDRL